GGGGATGGATAACATATCGGCGACGCTTAGCCACGGAGGGAGATTCATTCAGTACAACATATTCGGCAACATCTTCGAAGTCACCGCCAAGTACAAGCCACCCATCATGCCTATCGGCAAGGGCGCTTGCGGCATCGTTTGGTAACTTTGGTCCCtaaatactctctctctctctctctctctctctctctctctctctcctttgtgAATCTTAAGAGATGGATTctgtggttttatttttatttttatcattttttttttatatttggattATGAATTTCCGTAGCTCGGCTTTGAATTCGGAGACGAACGAGCACGTGGCCATCAAGAAGATTGCGAGTGCGTTCGACAACAAGATCGACGCCAAGAGAACTCTCCGCGagatcaagcttcttcgccacATGGATCATGAAAACGTCAGTGAGTggtttcaataatttttcttcatttccaaTTTAGAACTGCGTAGATTAGTCGTTTTCTGGtagtttcttattatttttaaataggaATGTTTAATCACTGAATTTATCGTTTTCTTTTACCCAGGAAAAGTTCAATTATGTATGCGATATTTGTGGAATAATGATCAGGGTTAAGTACCCGTAATGTTTAGTAGTTTTGCTAGTCATGTTAGCTAATGCTGGAAACGCAGAGAATATCACCCGTTTACCTATCCTTAACTCCGATGACTCATCGGAGTAGAACTGCGTAAAGGGTATTAAGAAGTACGAACCACAGTGTTTTGTATACCCCTGGTCGTTAGTGTGAGCCATTACTCGTTGGCATTGATTGCTGATGTGACAAGTTGTTACTTGTTAGGATTACTTATGCTGTCACATTGCATTGTAGGAAGCTTCTTGTGCTCCAGTTCGATACCACGATCAGTGTCGCCAATCTAGACTATCTTAATGTATAACGCAGTGTTgtcattatttttttgttcaataGGATTATGTAGAATTAAAATTATGAACAAAAAATCGATTTTaagcattagttttttttttttttttttcaattttccttAGCTGAACAGATCTCATTATTACGTGTAGATGGAGCTCATTTAATTTGTTGGCTGCTGGGACTTCTGAAACCATCTCCATTTTCGTAGGCATGTTTACAACCAATTTCATTGCAAATTAATTGACAGAATTTTCCCGGGAGAGTGTAACATATAAAATGTGAATGTGGTGTACTATACTTGCTTTTATTAGTAATTATtagtaagataaaaataattattagttagCATATCCTAATCATTTTTTACCACTGTAATTATTAGTTAGCATATCCTAATCATTTTTCCCACTATGGTCTCTTGTCTTCGCCTATGTCAATGAGCTCTAGCTCAAATGTCGCCTCCTTCCCTGTAGGTATAGGTGGAGAGGATAAGGTTGTGATTCAGAATCCACCAGAGTGTGTAACTTACCAATAAAAATACTTACTCATCTTActtatgtgatttattattacACGTTTGCAGGGGTCAGTAGACATTctgtttagttttttatttggtcatgctttttatatttcttcattttcttgtaaCCCCCGAACCCATCAAAGAAGAGGAAAGGAGGAGAGGGGAgggagagaaggggggggggggggtgtgttgAACTTATAAGAGACGTATGAATTtggttctctttttttttttaacccaatTAATATCACTTAACATTTGTGATGCAGATTGTTGCAATCAGGGATATAATACCACCCCCACAGAGAGAGACATTTAACGATGTATATATCGCTTATGAGCTAATGGACACTGACCTGCACCAAATTATTCGTTCAAATCAAACATTGTCAGAGGAGCATTGCCAGGTATTCTAAGCATTTAGGTACTCTACCAATCAAAGTAGTTGGGCATTATCTTACAGGTAAGAGTTGTTTAGAAAACCGCGGAGCCATAAATCTTCCTTTGCCTATGATAAAGGTAGTTGAATAGCATAATATAGAGGTAAATCAACTTGGGAAATGCAAATTGACGCATGCGGCATGCCTAAGACTTAGAAATGCAATGACCTTTGAATTCTGCAACTTTCTAAGTTTATTTCTGTTGGGGAACGATAATGTGAGAATagtaaagaaaaatagagaaacaatCACACAACACAATATTTACATGGTTCGGCAATTTGTCCATGTCCATAGAGCTGCAAGAGATTTTTATTAACAGGAATGTTGAAGTACACTATGAAAATTACAAGATTTTCACTCAACACAAGCTCTCCCAATCTCTATCggctaactctctctctcactgcTAAAAAATGCCATTCCGTTCTGTTTCACTCTATGGCGTTCTGAAGTTTTAACAtacacgtgtgtgtgtgtgtgtgtgtggcgcAGTGAAAACCCTAAGGCGGTGAATTTTCCGCTTATTCACTTGAGTGAGGTGTTGAGCGTGATTCGAGCGAACTCTCGGGTTGAGCTTCGCTTGAGCCCAATGCCGAGTACCTGTTGAGCAAATTCTCTGTCTGGGATTCCCTGTCGAGCGCCTGTCGAGTGAACTCTCTGGTTGAACTTCGCTCAAGCGATATATCAAGCGAGCGATGAGGGAACTCTCAGGTTGCCTCTGCTCAAGTGTAAACCAGGCTCCACACTCAACAATTTCTTCTTTCTGTTCCTATTCTTATTATAGTTTTCAAAATTCACCATATCAATCTGCCACGGAGggataaaaataactatactaCTTTTCCATGTTTTATGCAGTATTTCCTGTATCAGATCCTCCGTGGATTGAAATATATACATTCTGCAAATGTTCTGCACAGGGACTTGAAGCCCAGCAATCTTCTTTTAAATGCCAATTGTGACctaaaaatatgtgattttggaCTAGCTCGTGTCACCTCCGAAACCGATTTTATGACAGAATATGTCGTTACAAGATGGTACCGTGCACCAGAGCTTTTATTGAACTCTTCTGATTATACCGCAGCTATTGATGTGTGGTCAGTTGGCTGTATTTTCATGGAATTAATGAATCAGAAGCCCTTATTTCCTGGCAGAGATTATGCGCATCAACTAAGTTTGCTTATGGaggtaattttattttccatatttaaaCTGTTATAACTGGTTTCTgggaaaaaatgatcatttgaaATTAAGTCCAATTTCACTTTCTCTTAATATTTGTTGCTTTTTATTTAAGAGCTACCTATTTTCTGCACTTCACCTTATCTTAAGAAATGAAAAGGTCATAGAAGTTTTATGCTAAATTTGGCACTGAATATATTAGCAGATGACTTTGAGGTCTGATTTAGGATTATTCAATAATATTCCCTTAAATGGAATTCTTCCATCTCACCTTAATTGAACTATATGCTTCCATAATTGCATGTACTCATGAATAAGTAATGCGCATTTTCATCTTTATCATGCAGTTGATTGGCACCCCATCAGAGGCTGACTTTGGGTTCCTGAATGAAAATGCTAAGAGATACATCCGGCAACGTCCTTTTTACCATCGGCAATCCTTCACTGAAAAATTTCCACATGTCCATCCTGCAGCTATTGATCTTGTTGAAAGGATGTTAACATTTGATCCCAGACAGAGGATTACTGGTGAGTTAATTGTCTTCTGATGTGTGTGCATAACAATACTAGTCTCAACTAAGTCTTAATTAATCTCCATTAAAGTATTTTTACTTCTGAAAAAAACATGTTGGTCTCTATTAAGCCTTGCATCAGAATACTAGTATAATTGTGATCTTCATACCACATGATTCCTTgttttaatatgctttattGGTCTGGCATTACTTGacatttttctttgattccTTAGTTTTTTTTGTCATTGCTAGCATTTTATTGAACGGGAAAAAAAATGTGTGAGCCATTGAGAACCTTTTGTATCACTAATTTGATCAAAAAGGTTCTAACAATGGCCATACAATTTCTGTAAAAAGTGAAGTTGATTCTGTTATATTTTGATCTTTAGTTGAAGTTACATAAGAGCAGAAAAAAACATTGTTTTAGTTAtacaacatttttttacaacatttttttaaacatcctatTATGGGACTGctgttttttaaattctttgggATGGATCCCTTTTTAGTGCACATATAGATAGAATCAAACTAATTTCTTAAATGTTTTGTGGGTATTGCTCCAATCTTACTCCTTTCCTTTATCAGGCTGAGAATTTATTCTAGTTCTCCATCTcctatcataattttatatgatttttttatcctGCCAAtatcttcagtttttttttttttttttaacttcaactAAAGATTTTTGTGTGTGGGAAAGAAAAGTCTGAATCTTTTTTCAGCTCATTAAAATGCTGTAGTCATTGTAGAAGGCAACCTATGCTGTtatatatgtgcattttcttcttacaaaggaaataccgagtaaaaaaaaaattatatgattttttataacgTGTAAATTTTCAGTTGAAAATATTGTGTATCTTTCTTTTTGTGTGGGTGTGTATCTTCATGGTGTTTTTCACTTATAGAAAAGtataataatagtatttttttacatattccACGAATATGACATTCTGTTGTGCACTTGACGTGTTGGTAATTGACGTAGTGTGGACaagaagcatatatatatatagatatagatatagatatagatggatagatagatagatagactTACCTTTTGACCAGTGATACTGAAACTGGAAAAATCAAGACCAAGGATGTGAGTTAAAAACATGATCAACAAGCATGCCTTTCTATTTTCAGCTTTCCCGAAGGACTTGTTATCTCAGGAAGTACCTGTTTAACAATCATTTTCATCTGTCTCCTATGACCTGTTATGCTGTGGTGGCTATCGAGCTATTGGATGCTGCATATCATTGATATTGCACTTTCCCTTACCAAGGCACGATAGTAAACGTCAAATAATCTCATTTAACTAGTAGGACTTGGGGATTAACAAGTGAAGGCAGCTACCAAAATGATTGAGCTATCTCAATCTGAACATCAGGCGACAAACCGCTTGGAGGATCCCTGGGTGTTAATAACCTACTGAAAGACTGTCGTCTATGAGAAAGAAAGACGTTAGGATCTCTGATAATGAACCCACTTGAAAAGAACACCCCCCGCCCCCACCCCAGTGGATTTCAATTTCAATCCAAGTTCAACCTTAGTTTCCAACAATCTTTGCTGTAATCTTGCCATTCAAAATGTTATAGTCGATATCCTCGGggactctctttttttttttcttttttcttttttctttttctctctcttgaaAAGGTTTTCTAGATAAATCTCCCATGAGAACCTTGCCAACGTGATCTGACATTAAATTTTTCCAACGATTCAATTGTTGAAGTGCCTTAATCCATCAAATTATGTTCTTACTGCTGCAACTGTGTTGTTGTTAACGTATTTGTATTATTAGCACATTTAAAACACTGACTTATAATTTTCTATTTCCAACAGTTGAAGACGCTTTGGCGCATCCCTATTTAACATCTCTGCATGACATCAGTGATGAGCCTGTCTGCATGACTCCCTTCAGCTTTGACTTTGAGCAGCATGCACTGAGTGAGGAGCAGATGAAGGAGCTGATCTATCAAGAGGCTCTTGCATTTAACCTCGAGTATCAGCACCCATAAGGAGTCGTGCTTTTATTCACTCATCGTGGATTTGATCAGTGTAGTCTCTCTGCTTTATACATTCGGTGATTGATTTCCTCGTGTATATATGTTGCATTTCAAAATGGGTAGTTCTGGAGTTAATTTACTTAGTGGGAAGAACAGAATTCAGAGACTGTTACAAATCTTTGCATGGCGGTTTACCTTCCCGTTTGTTGTTCTATTATTTAACAGATGTATATCTCTCTTGCTCtatctttgtttttcttctctttttaatattctactgtctatggagagagagatcagCTCATTTTTTTAGTATTGTAAGAAATTGGTACCGGATCTGTCTTTTTGTATTGCTTTTGTATTGTAGCTCTCAATAGGCCCAACATGGTGTTGCCATCTCTAGTTCTAACTTTCAGGATTTCCAAGCCTTAATTGTTTCCTTTTCACTGTTAGGTGAATTCCATGTATGCGTCCTTTGTACCGATGAATATATCACCCCTTTTGCTTAAATCTatataatttaatcttttatttatgaaatcaGAGAAAAGAGAATCCGAAGGTCCATTTGACACTGAAAAGGTCTGCAACGGGATCGTAAGCCTACCTTTCATGAATGAACTCGTATATCATGAAGTTCATTATACCGAATAGGATAAATTCCCTAACATACCAGTACGTGAAACTGAACTTTGTAAAAAGGAAAGGCAAACTCGATATCATCACAGAGCTCATCAATCTAGAGAGGCAAGAAACAATGCAATCCACATTTGCTAAGCGCTAATCGAGAAAGAACGAATTCGAACTCATCTGCTATAGTAGAAACAGAATTTTTATGAGTACAACAGTATCTTCAACAATGTGGTTCAGCTCTTGACGCTCTCAAAGAATCTTGAAAGTGGCACAGGACCATCAGCCTCTTCGTCATCACTACTAGAGTGCTTGGTTCTTGACTTgtgcttcttctccttctttgtTCTCTTAGACCTAGATTTAGCACGTCTTGAttctctctcatcttcttcgCTCCTGTAAGAATCTGAGGATGAACTTGAGGTGCTAGACTCAGAAGATCTCCTTCTCGAATGCTGCTATAACAAATGAGGATGGGTTCAGCTATTCAGAGTTTCAAATATCTGTGATGATTGAACTGCATGACTATGAttaggtaattttattttttattttttataagtaataagatatttcattgatataaaaatagacatagcccaagtacactagagGCATACAAAAGCATACACCAttgcaaggaaatcatggaagctaaGACCATTTAGATCTAACGCAATAGCCCACAAAAACAAAGTCTTCCAAAAAAAGCTCCTAAACACTTTCAAGGAATGTTCATGATCGTCAAAAAGTCTCTCATTACGTTCACTCCATATACACTAAAGAATACAAATAGGGGCCATTTTCCATACAATGATTAGGTAATTTAGAGACGGGCATCTATTTGAGCAGTCGTATAAATTTTCACAGCTTTTTTGGGTTCCACCAAGTCAACACATAGATTTTAAAACATCGGTACTGTTTGGTAAGCATTTTCAAGTGTTTTGATGTTTTGGGAGtgtttttggtactgtagaccACCATGTGCAGATAAAGTGGTTTCCCTACATATCTACATTTTCATGAGACGAATGGTAAAGTAGCATTGAATTTAGCATCACCTTTCTCATGTCACGCAAGCAAACGCTTGGCAGGAGTTCCAACATAGGAAGGCACCCAGGGGGCCCATAATAAGAGCGAGCACTCACTCGAATTTCTATTCTAGATTGTGAAAGTGTTAAATCTGAGTAATGACAATTTAAGGAATTGTAGGCACCTTTCGCTTTCTGCTGCTGCGTTTCTTTAAATCTTTGTCCTTCTTATCtgttagaagaagaagaaagatactGAAGAGAACACAGGACGCTCACAATTCTTCTTTCTataatttattgcacgtacctTTTCTGTCATTAGATTTACTTCTGGAGCGGCTTTTTCCATGGCCAAGCTTGTGTGCCCTTTCAGCATCCAGTTGAGCTCTGTACTCTCTCATCATTCTATCTTTATCTGCTTCCAGTTCCCCCTTTTTCATCTCATCCTCCTAGTACATCAAGTACATACCAAAtgaaataaacacaaaattcaGAATGTTTATTTTCCATCAGAAACACATTTTTTTACCAATCTCCATTGTGAAGAACGAAACTATGCTTTGTTATGAAAAAACACAGCATACAGAACTCGAGAGTAGAAAAGTCAGTACATATGTAGGAGGCATGCAGGCAGAGAGTAAAACACCACATGAACATGAAGATAAGCATTATATCCAACAGATGTTGTAACTCAAGGAAGTTGACCAAATCTTGTGTGTATGCACGTGTTTTGAGAGTAACCAAACTATACAGCATTTAAAGTACTCAGGAAATAAGCCATGTGACCAAGTAAAGAGCATTCAACCTCCAAACCAACCTCTCAAGTTAAATATGGACtctaaaaaaaaggttaaaatatGAACTCTAAAAACTGGATAATCTATGGCATCACACTAAGTCAGTCTCCCTGAGGGGACCAAAACTAAGTTGTAACCTCTTCATTGATCTCATCATCCATTACCTCAATCTCAGGACAAAATCATTCCTTCTCCTCTCacaattaccaataaaaaaaggtATCTTCTTATACATCCCTGCTCAAGCCACTTTACTTTTGATGCTTATGGCTTCAACTCATTGATTCTAAgcacaagattttattgattgaTTTTAGTTTATGCAAACTCTTTTGTTAAAGCAGGTTTGACATAGAATGCTGCTTTTTTATCAGATAATTTGAACGGGAGGAAGCGGAATGTTTCATTCATAACCGGAATAAGAAAACCAGTACTTCTCTTTGTTTGTAACACCACCTTCCTGATAAGGTTAAGAATGTTACCCCATTCCATTTTGAAGCATGGGGTAAAAACAGTTCCATAAactttaagaatataaaatacagCACATCAATTATTATAGGACAGAACCCTAATTAAAGCAATTCGGTATAATATAGAACCAGGTGGAATGATAATATCAGAAACTTTTCTTAATGACACCTTAACATCTCATGTGATCAACGCTTATTCCATCTTTCACTAGGTCAAATCTCCTCTATTGCCTTGGCCCAAACATGTCTTCATTGCTACCTCAATagttttaaaacataaaaactaaaatgagacgaatactcagtaaataattcataaatagtaaaatcatCTTTAAAACATGTTTAACTTTATAGTGAATCACACCTTCTCCACCTCATTTAACGTGCCTTGCACATCCACCTATTTTCTTTGATAACTTCGCATTATCATCATATGGCCAAGAGACAATGCTTTGAGAACTATGCATTCAACCATCGTCTTCCTATCTTTCCTTTCTCATGACTTTCATATTGTAAGAATAATCATAGCATTGGTATATTCATTTCATAAGCATATACATTTCATATCGTAGACACATATTAAAACAATTGTAAACTTTACTttcataacatatcatataacttggatacatatatagatatattttattggcaCCGCGTTTGAGAACAAAGTCTCAACTAATCCTAGGATGCAAACCCTCCCTCGAcaaggagtttcccacaagtgcacttcgagtaattcaagggaaagtTCTCCCTAgatggcccctagaaattatttgcacccaagaggattcGAACCTTAGGCCTgaagggagcataccaccaagaccaagcctttaccacttgagccaacccctagggattttggatatatatatacataaatatatatttggaaatgtaacattttaatttgaatgaaaatgaaataatcatGCTACTTACCATACTTACTTAAGCTCGCAATTCAACAATTCTTAAGCAACTAAAAGAAAACATTCATAGTCATCACTATCTACTCTTACTTCATGCCTTTCTATGCACATCATAAATATTGGTCTCATCACACACCTAGTAGCTCAAACCCATTTTTAGCCATCTATGAATGATGTGATCATGCCATTATGCAACTTTCAATTAAAAGAATGGAAGGAGACCAAATCTGTGGGAAAAATATTTGCCTTTACCTCCTCATTTTCAATTAACGGATACAGTAGATTAATGGTTGCAATAAATACAACTCCTTCCCAAACAAAAGCCTCTTTGACAAAGTCTACATTCCACAAAAGGGAAATCACTAGATATCTCTCAATGGTCCGCTATAGAAGCATCTTTAGCACCAAAAACACTGAACATATCCAGGAAGGCTTCCTTGAAAGCTCTATATCCACTTCCTCAAGAATGCACAATTGAACCAAAGTAGGTTTCAAATTCCCAACTAGGTAATCTCATTGGAAATAATACCAGTTACATAGCATTTCAGGTTTCTTGAGCTCTTGTTACCATGATGTGATGAATATATATACAGGGACATTTGCTCTTATATACTCAATTCGTTAATGTCATGGATTATTTAGCAAAGAAGTATGTTAATGagactaaaatgagtttaaaagtGGGACACAATAAATCATGATGAGGAATAGGATGAATAAAATTCCTGCACACTTACATGAAGAAAAGCAAATTAGCTATGTTCAGCAGATTACCTTTTGCTTCCTCTTGAACTCTTCCCAGGTGATAGTGTGAGAGGTTTTAAGACTGGCCAAACGAGCAGCATGCCATTCTGGTGAATGAAATGAACCATCCACCTGCGACTGTTCTCATCAGTTGCCATccacaaaacaaaaacaccCAACAAAAACTACTATACTGACTATTGGATGGCATTTTCAGATCTACAGCTAAGATCTCACTAAAAATACCCAACAAAAACTACTAGCGGTGTGCCACTAGTGTTTTGGAGAGCTTAGATTCAGTGGCGGTGTCCtataagaaaatcatttttagGTTGTTATGGATGATAATCAATTTCCACAAATCTAGACGCTTGAGAAAGAAAGACCATTACTATTGTCGAGGCAATTCACATCcacattttttgtttggttgtggactttataaattaaaattatgatcacTGCAAGATGTCACTAGGATGCAACCAAGGACGCAATAGGCCTTCCTACCTCCAGGAGCTATATTACATATAGGATAGGATTCTGTTTCCCCTCCTTCCCTCTCGAACCTTTTGGTATTGCAATTTAGAGCCATCCCAAAGCCCCAGCCCTGGATTTGCTGCTTTCTTAAATGCTTACGAAAAGCCAGGCATGGTAATTCAGGGTTCAATACTTCTCACATTCACTCTTACCAAATAAGACTTTGAACCATGAATAGCTCGTCAGCTCgtcaaaatccaaataaaaaacttaaaagcCATATCTTTTAAAGGAAATTTTTATACACCAAATTCAATACTCTACAATTTCATGAAAATAAGCCTGCCCGTTAAAACCACGGATTTTTTCAATGAACACTTACCAATTGATCCCAAACGTAACATTCAATTATTTAACACAAtagcataaataaaaaaactatcaTGAAAAACAACGAAAGGAACGAAATTTAAGGATGAGAGATTCAATAAGGAATGGTAGTATGAAAGGGTACAAACCATGCCATCTTCAATATCCTCAGGCCCAGCAGAGCTGGAGCCCAGCCTGGCTTTCTGCATAGCTTTGTAAGCTTGATTTTTGCCCATTTCAAGAGACCCAGATAAAAATCAGATGAGAAACCAAGCAACAAAATCCAACAAAGAGAGATGCacagaaagaaacaaaaatcagaTAAATATATGGGGAAAGTATTAATTAAAGCATTAACGACCGGGAAGCAAGGCAGAGGAAGTAGAAATATAGGATGTGGGGGGAattataagagagagagagagagaggttgggtTTGGGGTTGGGAAGGTTTTTCAAAAGGGCTAAGAGGAACAAAGGTGAGGCTGTGACGCAGGGGATTGTTGGGTTGGGAGCAAGTGGGTTCAATCGTCCATGACACCTCAGGGTTACACTTGTTGAGAGTAGACAGGTCATGGCCGAGGATTATATCGTCTGCAcccttctataattttttttttttttttttttctcgtcaCACACTTCTATAAAATTAAACGTATTAAAGTATTTATATGgtaaaattc
This genomic interval from Carya illinoinensis cultivar Pawnee chromosome 2, C.illinoinensisPawnee_v1, whole genome shotgun sequence contains the following:
- the LOC122300786 gene encoding mitogen-activated protein kinase homolog MMK1-like, with product MDAAEAPPADAVMMEAQPDPQQQPVLGMDNISATLSHGGRFIQYNIFGNIFEVTAKYKPPIMPIGKGACGIVCSALNSETNEHVAIKKIASAFDNKIDAKRTLREIKLLRHMDHENIVAIRDIIPPPQRETFNDVYIAYELMDTDLHQIIRSNQTLSEEHCQYFLYQILRGLKYIHSANVLHRDLKPSNLLLNANCDLKICDFGLARVTSETDFMTEYVVTRWYRAPELLLNSSDYTAAIDVWSVGCIFMELMNQKPLFPGRDYAHQLSLLMELIGTPSEADFGFLNENAKRYIRQRPFYHRQSFTEKFPHVHPAAIDLVERMLTFDPRQRITVEDALAHPYLTSLHDISDEPVCMTPFSFDFEQHALSEEQMKELIYQEALAFNLEYQHP
- the LOC122300787 gene encoding protein FAM133-like isoform X2; translation: MGKNQAYKAMQKARLGSSSAGPEDIEDGMVDGSFHSPEWHAARLASLKTSHTITWEEFKRKQKEDEMKKGELEADKDRMMREYRAQLDAERAHKLGHGKSRSRSKSNDRKDKKDKDLKKRSSRKRKHSRRRSSESSTSSSSSDSYRSEEDERESRRAKSRSKRTKKEKKHKSRTKHSSSDDEEADGPVPLSRFFESVKS
- the LOC122300787 gene encoding protein FAM133-like isoform X1 — encoded protein: MGKNQAYKAMQKARLGSSSAGPEDIEDGMVDGSFHSPEWHAARLASLKTSHTITWEEFKRKQKEDEMKKGELEADKDRMMREYRAQLDAERAHKLGHGKSRSRSKSNDRKDKKDKDLKKRSSRKRKQHSRRRSSESSTSSSSSDSYRSEEDERESRRAKSRSKRTKKEKKHKSRTKHSSSDDEEADGPVPLSRFFESVKS